The following nucleotide sequence is from Glycine max cultivar Williams 82 chromosome 9, Glycine_max_v4.0, whole genome shotgun sequence.
ACTGtggaaatgaaaatattcagctTTACAAGCTTACTACTGGCTCAATTTTTGGCTGAGGAATCCCTTGTCAATGttagtaactaaaaaataatctgagaagatttcatatttaatatgGTGATTGAACTGTGCTACCTTTCTGGCACCCATGTTTTAAATCTTCAACCCAGCCTCTTAATGTAAGATACTTCCATGAAAGTGTTGTTGGTACTGCTTTTAATGATTAGAAACTTAAAAACTTTGATGTTAATCACAGGTAGTTTAATATTGGATATTGTACACTGCTTTTGGCCTTTTTATCTCTAAATTTTCAATGGCACATCAAGTTCTCTGCTGCTATCACATGCAATGTATAAAAAAGTATTGCCTTTTTGATTTGGAGACTTCTAGAAGTAAATCAATGATTGATTTTAGAAGCTGCGATcacttataatattttctatataaatcATGAGTATTTTATTTAGCCTACAAACCAACAATAAAAATTACAGCTCTTGCTCTAtctaacaattttgtttttagtagtttcttttgacatttaatcaaccACAATGTTTGTGTAGAAagtttttcttgtttatttatgtatttgtttattttttaatggaaaCTTCCCATAACAGTTCTGTAATCTGTATAAGAATCCAAAGTATCTTgctaaagttgtctttaaatcCCTGGGATAAGTTAATCGTACTAGATTAGTGGGAGAAATGGAGAGATAATTGATgcttcttttgattttgttgtgatgtttaaatttgatattttaggcatgaagaaatgcattagCCCAACTCATTTTATATTGTCGATTGCTTGTTAACTGGTCTTCCTGTTGATAATTTAATTCTACAAGAGGGATattcatataattttcaaatttgcaTTATGTTTACCCAATAGGTTACTTGAATTCAGTAACATAATCAAATGCTGCCTGGCAGaacttaactttttttatttattataaaatgaaaaagaaccCTTAAATGGCTTTTCTGTGGCTATGGCCAAGCCCCTCAACTTGAAGCTATCTATGTTTTGGCAGGGTTGTGCAAAGATGACATCCAAAATTGGTGGTTCTGTTGCTGGGGGGAATTGGAAATATGCTCATGGAACTGCACATTATGGACGGAATTTCTCTGTTAAATGGTTGAAGGTATAAAATCTCTTCCAACAACTTCCATGATCTGAGGGATAGCAGTAGTGTCAGAGGTGAAACCAAACACCCTGGAAGCATACTTAAATAGGACCATAGCTAAAgggaaactaaaattaaaaatgttggtGAAACTTATtacctttttgtgtttttagttACAATACACTTTATAATATTTGGGGCGGTCCGTTTGTCCTTTATGGTGAGCTGTTGCCCGTATAGTTTGGAGGGACTTCTGATGACTCTTTGAAGTTAAGCCGTTAAGGGTGCAAGATGTTAGATTGTGTGGAGCAATGGCATCTATGTTGGAATGGAATTCAAGAACTTACTTGAAcctgaatatttttattgatgcaAGATGAATAATatgaatacacacacacacgagAATGGGATCAATAACAGAATCAATTCCTAATTGGATTTGAATCAACAAATTAAGGAAACTAGAACGTAGGAACCTAGCAAAGAATAAATGAATGTTTCATATTTGcactatttgaattttgaataatcCCTAAACTTATAGGGATTGGAGTCAACTaaggaaattaataaaagattaaaacaatATTACTTTTAGAATTTGGGCTTAGGGCCTAACTTAACCCCAAACGTTTGTTCAAGAGGTGTTGCCCCCCACTTATTTACACTATTTTGGGCATATCATTAGTAGTGGGATTTCCAACACACCCCTTTAGACTAGGATTGAACATTTTAGCATGAAGTTTGCAAGACTTGACATATGCGGGTGGTCTGATAACAACCTAATAATGGGTGGCTTGATTATGCAGGACTAACATTTGCAAgactaattttctttttcattgtttGCTAGAGTTTCCTTTGTTAATGGTTTTGTGTCCTAGCTTCAGCTACTGGTAGAAATTTGTATACATGAAATAGTATTTAAAACTGCATAATGATATAAGGAAATCTTCTGAACATTAAATAATCTGTCTAATTACCTTTCTTATTTGCAGTTATGTGAACTGTCATTCCACAAAACTCGCCATTTAAGGAATCCATACAATGAGAACTTACCAGTGAAGGTATTAAAGCTCAATGAtagttgttttctttctttgctcTTGATTTTCTGCTCAATTATTTTTCGAGtggttcttatataaaaaaagttgtgtTTTGAAATCACTTCTTTCTTGAATATGTCAAGGATTGAATCCATCTGGCTGTTGATGTGATCCTTtatgaaaatgttagttggtcCACCTCTCCCTTAGCTATACTTTGAATTTTACCTTATtttcttgattaatttttttatttgctacCTTGGTTCTTTTTATTAGCCATTCTACATCAACACTTACTAGGGAATCCTAGATCTACCAAACATAATGGGTGactttgtttaaacttaaaaaaagcaacttcaaaataagttatttttttaaaaaaaaggtttttttaaataagcagATAGGATTTGCTTCTTAAAATAAGCAGAAACATTTTAGGCAAACACACTAAAAAAAGAAGctgcttattttattaaaataagcgcttatttaacaaataagtttaaacaaattgcCCCAATATATAAATAGGTGCAGTCTTATGTCACTTTTGACCATTTTAGGATATCATTATTAACTGCTTGGCACTGAACAAATGAGGGTTGATTTATATCTGACCACAGCTGTCCGTCAGCAACATCAATCAGCTTCCTAATGATGAGACACAATGTCTATTTCTTGCTACACTGGATGCATGCTGATTGTGGAAACTAAAATTAGGTATTAATCTTTAGGTTAGATTTTTATGGTGCTGTATTACAGAAAGTGGTAATGATATGTAACAAGACCAAGAAAAACCATTTTTGACAGGTCTTATGGCTGCTCAAGGctatttgaagttttatttaTGTGTAGATGTCGCATGTTATGTATTGTGAAAAtgagatatatttttaaatcattgaGACATGTGTGCCCAAATATTTTAGCACTATAGATGTATTGgttatttttcttgttctttgttATGTTTATTCACCAAATTGTACCTCTAATTCACTTTATGAGCTTTCACCTAGCGGCTTAAGTTTGTTGAGAGTTTGTTTGTGACAAGTACTAAATATTCTGCTTGTGTATGAAATTGCAGATAAGTAGAGATTGTCAGGAGCTGGAACCCTCTATTGGAGAGCAGCTGGCATCCTTGCTTTATCTTGAGCCGGATAGTGAACTTATGGTATATTCTCCTTTGAGTCATCGTCTTGTTTTTGTGAATAGAAACTGATAGGCAATAATCATGATGTACAAATGGGAGAAAAGCAAAATGTTTTGTTATTAGTTAGAAATTGAGTGACTCTGGAATCTGGATTGGTATGATATTTTTACTTGATATAAAATGGAACTTTCTTGCTAAGAAATTTTTAGACATGATTATTGGTTGGTGTCAACAAACTTGAGTTAAAAGTCCCTGAGAAGACTCGTGATAACACCATCACTTAATTCTCTCTAGCAGGCTCATTAAGCCTGGTTCAAACATGCTAAAATCAACTgcttaatattttgttatttactaAGCAATTACTTATCTATCAATAGTTAGCTATTTTAGTGGATGGATGTGCGAAACATAAACTGCAGTATTAAAGTTTTAAGAATTGGATTAATCCCAGCTCTCTTGTATTGGCAGGCTATCTCGGTTGCAGCAGAGTCGAAACGTGAAGAAGAGAAAGCAAAGGGAGTGAATCCAGATAATGGAGGAGAAAATCCAGATATTGTACCATTTGAAgacaatgaagaagaggaagaggaagagagcGATGAAGAGGAGGAGAGCTTTGGTCATGGTGTTGGGCCAGCTGGCCAAGGCAGAGGTAGGGGACGAGGTATGATGTGGCCGCCTCATATGCCTCTCGGGCGTGGAGCCCGGCCCATGCCTGGAATGCAGGGCTTTAACCCTGTAATGATGGGTGATGGGTTATCGTATGGGCCTGTTGGCCCTGATGGCTTTGGTATGCCAGATCTTTTCGGTGTGGGACCCCGTGGTTTTGCTCCATATGGTCCTAGGTTCTCTGGTGATTTTGGAGGTCCCCCAGCAGCCATGATGTTTCGTGGGCGACCCTCTCAACCCGGGATGTTTCCAGGTGGTGGGTTTGGAATGATGTTGAATCCTGGACGCGGTCCTTTCATGGGTGGGATTGGGGTTGGAGGTGCAAATCCACCAAGAGGTGGTAGGCCAGTTAATATGCCTCCAATGTTTCCACCACCTCCACCACTACCTCAGAATGCAAACCGTGCTGCCAAAAGAGATCAAAGAACTGCTGATCGGAATGATAGGTTTGGTTCAGGATCTGAGCAGGGTAAGAGTCAAGACATGCTCAGTCAAAGTGGCGGACCTGACGATGACCCGCAGTATCAGCAAGGATACAAAGGGAACCAGGATGATCATCCTGATGATAGTGAAAGTGAGGACGAGGCACCTAGGAGGTCAAGACATGGAGAGgggaaaaagaaacacaaaatatAGTCATTAGCTAGCTAATGCTTTCACCAAGCACTACATATTGATGATCCACTAACCAGGATTCCAGTTTccaatgctttttatttttgacagaTTGCTTTGTATAAGTTCTTTTCTCCCCCCTCTTAAGAGACCTGGGGACTGGGTTGCTtcaaaaagatttaaaattctgttcaccgatcatataatttttacattaggTCATTGGACATTTAATGTTAATGTATCAGGGTCAAGATGGTTATTTAGTATGCTCGGAAGATGTACACCTATGTATTTGTAAAGGGATCGTAACCTTTGCGTTCTGAATGAAAAAGATGGGATGATACATACCTTTCAACTTTCAAAGCACTTAGTTTATGTCACCGGGTCACTGGTTAAGATTCAATGTGTCTGGACTCTCTGGATAAAGCAGTTGTCAACTGTTTTACCTCTTTATCTACACctaaattttagtatttgacactatatttgaacaaaaaaattattaagagttAGGTTTATGtggtttcatttttcttctcacttataatatgatgttaattttttttttcatttttatccacTATGAAATTTCACCTCAAAGTTAAATTTcaacaaaattatttcaacaaAATTATTGGTTCAAGTGATATTGAGTTTGGTATTCTTGGGAGAATTGACTCACTAATGGTTGTCATCGATAACAATAAATAatcaacaacaataaataaataaaaatatgtaaatgaaGATTGTGTGCGTGTggattagaaaataattatacttatttatttatatacatgtattttttgttatgccagttactttttatttatttataattttttacaaaaaattcatataagTTTAATATAATAGTTCAAAAACTTGGCACAAAataacttaaaacaaaaattctccttgatgataataaataaataaacagacaatatttatttttctgtatCTCAATTAAATATGCATCCCCTCATCGCCAATTCTCCTGTACCATTAACACAAACAAACAATGTATTTGAGTGAgttcaaaacattaaaaaaaaaaagaataattatataCTGGAGTTATCAATCTCTCGGGCAAAGGAAATTGTGGGCTCATGtgtatgtttaaaattttggtgAATAATATCTTTAAAACTAAGCTATTCGTTGGCAATGCACCCACCTACCTCTACCTGTCTTCTCCTATTCCTCGTTTTATCTACCTCTTTCACTACAAGTAGGTTGGATCAATTCAAtgttaaatcaatttaattagtaTCTATTTCTTTTACACTGTTATCTAACCTATTAAATACTCCTAAGTCCTAACTATCCAGACTTGTCCTAGaattttaattagaatgtaTTTAATAGGTAGGAACTTTTTACACAGATCATCTAATAATGAATTATATATTGATTATAATAAGTGTTTTATTTACtattataataatcatttttgacaatgcttgaaaaatattaaatgaaccTATAATGCTAGTTAAAATGTCATTGTTCCAAAAAAACTTGatacaagaatatatatatatatatatatatatatatatatatatatatatatatatatatataaacttactTTTAACATATCTTTACACAAGAGTTAGCA
It contains:
- the LOC100787159 gene encoding 30-kDa cleavage and polyadenylation specificity factor 30, encoding MEDSEGVLSFDFEGGLDAAPSSAAAAPSGPLIPHDSSAAASAVSNGGPAAPAPSAVDPVGGGNVPGRRSFRQTVCRHWLRSLCMKGDACGFLHQYDKARMPVCRFFRLYGECREQDCVYKHTNEDIKECNMYKLGFCPNGPDCRYRHAKSPGPPPPVEEVLQKIQHLYSYNYNSSNKFFQQRGASYNQQAEKPLLPQGNNSTNQGVTGNPLPAELGNAQPQQQVQQSQQQVNQSQMQNVANGQPNQANRTATPLPQGISRYFIVKSCNRENLELSVQQGVWATQRSNESKLNEAFDSVENVILIFSVNRTRHFQGCAKMTSKIGGSVAGGNWKYAHGTAHYGRNFSVKWLKLCELSFHKTRHLRNPYNENLPVKISRDCQELEPSIGEQLASLLYLEPDSELMAISVAAESKREEEKAKGVNPDNGGENPDIVPFEDNEEEEEEESDEEEESFGHGVGPAGQGRGRGRGMMWPPHMPLGRGARPMPGMQGFNPVMMGDGLSYGPVGPDGFGMPDLFGVGPRGFAPYGPRFSGDFGGPPAAMMFRGRPSQPGMFPGGGFGMMLNPGRGPFMGGIGVGGANPPRGGRPVNMPPMFPPPPPLPQNANRAAKRDQRTADRNDRFGSGSEQGKSQDMLSQSGGPDDDPQYQQGYKGNQDDHPDDSESEDEAPRRSRHGEGKKKHKI